A genomic window from Balaenoptera acutorostrata chromosome 20, mBalAcu1.1, whole genome shotgun sequence includes:
- the LOC103016537 gene encoding transmembrane protein 102 has product MASAVWGSAPWWGPPPPAPARPLTDIDFCSGAQLQELTQLIQELGVQESWSEGPKPGPDLLQAKDFVFSLLGLVHRRDPRFPPQAELLLLRGGIREGSLDLGPAPLGPYARGPHYDASFTLLVPVLSLDGTGQELQPDVGSCYAWLFLPEQVRGTSVREAWQDCLGPPVPGGRDSIHPAQSKQTPKDPQISVDQLHGDVTEPEAHESLEKSPSNVSVPELPQQDVTDVDFPSPLKKTNGDVTKAADVSPVPQPSEAREAWPTLCPAQVAAWFFASLAAVAESLFPVPGAPRLVHAARHAGVTTILLATPGSPRRLLLFDLIPVVSVAGWPQEARSHSWAGPLASESSSFYLVPGGGGTERPGASGWQLCLARQELALKTRIPVPLLQAHAAAQALLRPLVAGTRVAAPYLLRTLLYWACERLPALYVARPENAGACCLGLLDELGRVLEAGTLPHYFLSGQKLGAGDGAASLLGALALLRRDPARALRAAVEEAKAARKGGGLAGVGGGAH; this is encoded by the exons ATGGCTTCCGCGGTCTGGGGGAGTGCTCCCTGGTGGGGCCcaccgcccccagccccagcccggccGCTCACGGACATCGACTTCTGCTCTGGGGCGCAGCTGCAAGAACTAACCCAGCTGATCCAGGAGCTGGGTGTGCAGGAGAGCTGGAGTGAAGGTCCCAAGCCAGGACCAGATCTCCTCCAGGCCAaggactttgttttctctttgcttg GTCTCGTTCACCGCCGGGACCCTCGCTTTCCTCCACAGGCAGAGCTCTTGCTGCTTCGTGGCGGGATTCGCGAGGGCTCCCTGGATCTGGGGCCTGCGCCTCTAGGTCCCTACGCTCGGGGACCTCACTACGACGCCAGCTTCACCCTCCTGGTGCCCGTGCTTTCGCTAGATGGCACTGGGCAGGAGCTGCAACCGGACGTGGGATCCTGTTACGCATGGCTCTTCCTCCCAGAGCAAGTACGCGGAACCTCGGTCCGGGAGGCATGGCAGGATTGCCTAGGACCCCCAGTCCCAGGAGGACGTGATTCGATCCACCCAGCCCAAAGCAAACAAACTCCCAAGGATCCGCAAATCTCCGTGGACCAGCTGCACGGTGACGTCACTGAGCCTGAGGCACACGAGTCTTTGGAAAAATCACCTAGTAATGTTTCAGTGCCAGAATTGCCTCAACAAGACGTAACCGATGTTGACTTCCCCTCACCACTGAAAAAAACGAATGGTGACGTCACCAAAGCAGCCGACGTTAGCCCAGTGCCACAGCCGTCGGAGGCTCGGGAGGCATGGCCCACATTGTGCCCCGCCCAGGTGGCTGCCTGGTTCTTCGCTTCGCTGGCTGCGGTCGCTGAGTCCCTGTTTCCGGTCCCGGGTGCCCCGCGCTTGGTCCACGCAGCCCGCCACGCGGGGGTCACCACCATCCTCCTGGCTACGCCCGGGTCCCCGCGCCGCCTCCTGCTATTCGACCTGATCCCCGTGGTGTCCGTGGCCGGCTGGCCCCAGGAGGCTCGGAGCCACTCGTGGGCCGGCCCGCTGGCCTCGGAGTCGTCTTCCTTCTACCTGGtgcccggcggcggcggcacaGAGCGGCCGGGCGCCTCCGGATGGCAGCTCTGCCTCGCCCGCCAAGAGCTGGCGCTCAAGACGCGCATACCCGTTCCCCTGCTGCAAGCGCACGCGGCGGCCCAGGCGCTGCTGCGCCCGCTGGTGGCCGGGACTAGGGTCGCGGCGCCCTATCTCCTGCGGACGTTGCTCTACTGGGCGTGCGAGCGGCTGCCCGCGCTCTATGTGGCGCGACCCGAGAATGCGGGCGCCTGCTGCCTCGGGCTGCTGGATGAGCTGGGCCGGGTGCTCGAGGCTGGGACGCTGCCCCACTATTTTCTGAGTGGCCAAAAGCTCGGTGCGGGGGACGGCGCCGCTTCGTTGCTCGGGGCGTTGGCCCTGCTTCGCAGGGACCCTGCCCGCGCCCTGCGCGCCGCTGTAGAAGAGGCCAAGGCTGCACGCAAGGGGGGCGGCTTAGCCGGCGTGGGAGGCGGCGCCCATTAA